Proteins encoded in a region of the Anguilla anguilla isolate fAngAng1 chromosome 10, fAngAng1.pri, whole genome shotgun sequence genome:
- the LOC118206236 gene encoding annexin A4-like, which yields MAAKGNRGTVTAAARFHPDEDVEKLRAAMKGAGTDEASIIEILAHRTIHQRQEIKDHFKRSIGKDIMDDLKSELSGNFRKVVVGLMMTAPAYDAYELRNAIKGAGTDEACLTEILASRSNEEIKAFTEAYKKEYGESLEDDICGDTSGMFQRVLVSLLTAGRDKSDGVDEAQAVKDAKDMFEAGEACWGTDEAKFLSVLCVRSRKHLLRVFEEYKKISGREIEESIKREMSGNLEDVFLAIVSCIRSRPTFFAERLYKSMKGMGTNDDTLIRIMVSRAEIDMEDIKKQFFKKYGKTLYSFIKSDVSGDYRNILLELCGAEK from the exons ATGGCAGCG AAGGGTAATCGAGGAACAGTGACAGCTGCTGCCAGGTTCCATCCTGACGAAGACGTGGAGAAGCTGAGAGCGGCCATGAAAGGGGCTG GCACCGATGAAGCCTCCATCATTGAGATCCTGGCACATCGCACCATTCATCAGAGGCAGGAAATCAAAGACCACTTCAAGAGATCGATTGGGAAG GACATAATGGATGATCTGAAGAGTGAGCTGTCAGGGAACTTCAGGAAGGTGGTCGTGGGGTTGATGATGACCGCACCTGCTTACGACGCCTATGAGCTGAGGAATGCCAtcaag GGTGCAGGGACAGATGAGGCATGTCTCACTGAAATTCTGGCTTCTAGAAGCAATGAAGAAATCAAGGCCTTCACTGAAGCTTACAAGAAAG AATATGGCGAGAGCTTGGAGGATGACATCTGCGGTGACACTTCCGGAATGTTCCAGAGAGTTCTGGTGTCACTTCTTACG gccgGGCGTGACAAGAGTGATGGGGTTGATGAGGCTCAAGCTGTGAAGGACGCCAAG GACATGTTCGAGGCAGGAGAGGCTTGCTGGGGCACAGACGAGGCCAAgttcctgtctgtgctgtgtgtgaggagcaggaaACATCTGCTCAGAG tattTGAGGAGTACAAGAAGATCTCTGGACGAGAGATTGAGGAAAGCATCAAGAGGGAGATGTCAGGCAACCTAGAAGACGTCTTTCTGGCAATTG TCAGCTGCATCAGAAGCAGACCAACATTCTTTGCTGAGCGTTTGTACAAGTCCATGAAG GGTATGGGTACCAATGATGACACCCTGATCCGAATCATGGTGTCTCGGGCTGAAATTGACATGGAGGACATCAAGAAGCAATTCTTCAAGAAGTATGGGAAGACCCTGTACTCCTTCATCAAG TCTGATGTGTCAGGTGATTACCGCAATATCCTCCTGGAGCTGTGTGGAGCGGAGAAGTAG